In Myxococcaceae bacterium JPH2, the DNA window ATGTCCTGCATGGCATCCGCCTGCGCTTTGCGCTGGCGGGTGAACTCCGGGAGCGTGGCGTCAAGGTCATGGTCGTGCTTGTCCAGCAGGGTGGAGAAGGCATCGGCATCTTCCAGCGCCATGTTCATGCCTTGGCCCAGGAAGGGCGCGGTGGCGTGCGCCGCGTCGCCAATCAGCAAGGCGTTCCCACGATAATGAAAGGTGCTGGAGCGGACGTTGACGAGGTCGTTGCTGGGCAGTGTCATGAACTGCTCCAGCATCTCCTGTCGGCGGAGAGGCGGCAGGCCGCCGAAGTAGTGGTTGAAGAAGGCGCGCATCGTGTCTCGATCTTGCGTCGCCAGGCTCAGGTCCCCCATGTACGGCAGGCAGATGGCGATGCTGATGCTGCCATCGGGAATGGTCGCCGCGCGACCGGCGAAGAGCCCCTTGGAGTCCATGCCGAAGAAGTACAGCAAGTCCTTTCGGAAGCCGAGGTCCGCGGCATTGGACAGGACCAGCGTCTTGTAGCCGTGGCGGAAGAAGGTCTGCTTGAACTCGAAGCGCCGCAGGCTGCTCTGCATGGACTGGCGCACCGCCGAGTGCGCGCCATCCGCGCCGATGATCAAATCCCCTTGAAGGTGCAAAAACGCGCCCGTGCTCTCTTGGACGACGACGGACTTCTTCTCCAGGTCAACGCTCAGGCATTTGCACTCGAAGTGGTACTTCACGCCGTGACGGGTGGCGTGCTTGTTCAGCAGCTTCTGAAACGCCTGGCGATTCAGGGACAGCGGGGAGAGTCCCTCGCGCGGGGTGAGCTCGCGAATCTTGTACTTGCCGCCCACGGAGAAGGCCATGCCCGCGATGGGCTCGCCGCACCGCTGGAGTTCGTGTGGGTCGATTCCAGCCTTCAGGACGGCCTTGATTCCCCTGACGTTCATGCTCACGCCGATGGCGCGCGAGTTGTTCTTCTCCAGAGCAGAGACGGTGTTCTGCAGGGGGTCTCTTCTCTTCTCGACGACACGAACGTCGTACCCACGTCGCGCGAGATTGATGGCGGCCAGGCTCCCCGCCAGTCCGCCGCCCACAATGATGGCTTTGTGCATTCAGGCCTCTCTTGAAAGTTTCCCCTGGGCCAGGTCGGTCAGTTGCCGATGGAAGAACTCCAGGGTTTCGATGGGGGCGACGCCGACGAGGTCCGCGCCAAGGTCGTGGGCCCGTCGCGCCAACGTCAGGCATTTCTGAGCCAGCATCTGGCATCCCACGGCGTAGTCGCTGCTGACCGGGTCATGGGCTGGTTCGGGAACCGGGGGGCCGGCATTGCGTCCAGGCAGGCCGGACGGAGTGTTCATCAAGGCGATCGACAAAGGGCGGAGCAGGCCCGTCATGATGTCGATGGAGGCATTCATCAGACGAGAGCGGCGCAGGCTGCCCAGCGGCCTCTGCGCGAAGTGGTGCGTCATCAGTGAGAACATCAACTCATGACACCCTTGATAGAGGGACATCAGCGCCCGGGCGCCCTCGTGCGTGACCTGGACACCCTCCTCACGGGGCTCCAGGGTGGGATTCCTCAACGCTGGCACGGCCGGCTCGAACGGCCTCTCCAGGGCGCTGAATCGGGAGGCCATGCGACGCAGTCGCTGGAAATGCGAGGACTCGTAATGGGGTGAATCGACCGCGACTCCCTCGCCCTGCGCGGTGACATAATCAATGGAGAAGAGCGCGCTGTCCCGGTCGAAAACCTCCAGCTGATATCCCGGGAATCGTTGGTTGGTCAGCTCATTCAAGAAGAGGTGGTGCTCTCCGCCGCGCTTGCCGGGGCGGGGGTCGAACAGGTCAGGCAACTCACGAAGCCCCTGGCGAATCGAGGCGTAGAGGTCCGCGATGGACTTTCCAGGTGCGGGGATATGCCCTGGCCATTCGAAGCGAACGAACTTGGCGAGCACGTGCGCGGAGAAGGGCTCGAAGGAGAGCTCCGTATCCAGGCCAAAATGGAGCCTCGCCTGAGTCCCCACCATGGGAAGGCCCGCATGGAAGGGCTCGCCCAGGGCGGTCAACACATTGTTGATCACCAGATAATGAATCATCTCTTCGTGGGCGATCTCCAGCAGCGTGCCGCGCATGCCACTGTTGAGCCGCCTGTCCTCGGAACCACAGACCAGCTCCAGCTCGGCCAGCTGCCAACGGCCTGCCTGAACCTGCTGGAGCCCCTGTTGGTAGTTGGGCAGGGAGTAGGCGGCGTACAGATACTGAAACAGCAGGGACAGCTCGAGATCGATCGCTCGTTTCAGTTCCTCGACCAGGTGTGCCTTGCTGCCGATCGGCTGCGCTCCGCGAGGCTCAGGACGCAGCGTCCTGGAGGCGCCTTCGATGTTCGTCAGATACTTCAGGAACAGCTTGGACTTGGGGAGGGAGAGCTCCCGGGTGCTCGGCATGTAGTAGCTCTTGTCCCGGTTGAGCGGATCGCACATCTGCCACATCAGTCGGGAGTACGTTTCGCAGCGGCAGCGATCCGCCAGGCTAAACACCTTGTCCGACATGAAGGGGTAGATCAGCTCGTAATAGCTCATGACGTGCTGATACAAGAATGCATAGTCCACCTGCTCGGTCGGGACCTCATCCAGGTTCCAGTCATCGGGCAATACCCTGACGCCAATGAACTGGCTGTCTTGGTCCGCTCTCAGCGCAACGCGGGTCGCTCCCGGACGTCGGCCCGTGAGGGTGAGTTGCGCATAACCCGTCTGTTGGGGCGAAGGCGTCAGGTGCGCGGCCAGGATGTCGGGGTCTTCAGCCTGCACCACAAGCGCGGCGTGTGAAGCCAGCTCCCCGCGAAAGCGGCATTGCACGGTGATGGTCTCGGGGAAGACCTGGCCCTTTTGTGGATGAGGGGCCTCGAGAAACAGCTGGTTGCTGTCCGACTGCACCACCCAATCGGCTTCCTTCCACTGGGCATGTGCGCCTGTCAGGTGGAGAGAGCCGGCGGCGGAGTCCAGCCGAGGCACGTCGAAGACCCCATGATGGCGCCAATAGTCGAGGTAGAGCTTCTCCGGGATGCTGGCAATCAGCGCGCCGGACTGGCTGCGCAGTGACAGGTCCCCCAGTGGCAACTTTTCGCCCAGGCCATGCGTGGGATGTCTATCTGAGACGGGCTGGGCGCTCCGGGTGGTGAAGGGAACAGCGGTCGGCATGTTGAGCGACACCCGGTCCGACTGCACCGTCACCACGACCGGTCCCAAGCCAGGCTGGTGTGGCAACAGGAGACGTCCTGTCGGATGGGTTTCCAGCTCGTGCCGGTACCAGAGGCCCAGGATGCCCGTCAGGTCATAGAAGACGGGGGAATCCGGCCCCCGCGGCGTCGACATGTTGAACAAGGCGTACTGGACCGTCAGTCCCTGCACCTCCTCGTCTTCCAGCGCGTGCCGCACGGTCCGCAGGCTGGGGGGGAGGGCGTCGTGAGGAGGGAGTAGGAACTGGGTGT includes these proteins:
- a CDS encoding FAD-dependent monooxygenase, with the translated sequence MHKAIIVGGGLAGSLAAINLARRGYDVRVVEKRRDPLQNTVSALEKNNSRAIGVSMNVRGIKAVLKAGIDPHELQRCGEPIAGMAFSVGGKYKIRELTPREGLSPLSLNRQAFQKLLNKHATRHGVKYHFECKCLSVDLEKKSVVVQESTGAFLHLQGDLIIGADGAHSAVRQSMQSSLRRFEFKQTFFRHGYKTLVLSNAADLGFRKDLLYFFGMDSKGLFAGRAATIPDGSISIAICLPYMGDLSLATQDRDTMRAFFNHYFGGLPPLRRQEMLEQFMTLPSNDLVNVRSSTFHYRGNALLIGDAAHATAPFLGQGMNMALEDADAFSTLLDKHDHDLDATLPEFTRQRKAQADAMQDMSIANYEVLSNPSVIFFLRTQYARYMHKKFPSLYPPDMAEKLYFDSVPYDELQQLQQKQNVWYRLGRMN
- the vioB gene encoding iminophenyl-pyruvate dimer synthase VioB; translated protein: MSILHFPRLYFRGLARANVPTANRNTHGQLDIATNTVFMEGAPFDLRRPPSEFHAHLKQLAPRFDAEGKPDSGGIFSEAAGYNFGGNNHFSWENVRITGVQLREGDIDTGDSLVGAQLALWGHYNEYLRTTFNRARWVDNHPSRADTTVIYAGQLALSDPHATPHTPALLTASIPRAHSARWVGTGHVVERSHHFLSEEFARSRLFQFSVSKQDTQFLLPPHDALPPSLRTVRHALEDEEVQGLTVQYALFNMSTPRGPDSPVFYDLTGILGLWYRHELETHPTGRLLLPHQPGLGPVVVTVQSDRVSLNMPTAVPFTTRSAQPVSDRHPTHGLGEKLPLGDLSLRSQSGALIASIPEKLYLDYWRHHGVFDVPRLDSAAGSLHLTGAHAQWKEADWVVQSDSNQLFLEAPHPQKGQVFPETITVQCRFRGELASHAALVVQAEDPDILAAHLTPSPQQTGYAQLTLTGRRPGATRVALRADQDSQFIGVRVLPDDWNLDEVPTEQVDYAFLYQHVMSYYELIYPFMSDKVFSLADRCRCETYSRLMWQMCDPLNRDKSYYMPSTRELSLPKSKLFLKYLTNIEGASRTLRPEPRGAQPIGSKAHLVEELKRAIDLELSLLFQYLYAAYSLPNYQQGLQQVQAGRWQLAELELVCGSEDRRLNSGMRGTLLEIAHEEMIHYLVINNVLTALGEPFHAGLPMVGTQARLHFGLDTELSFEPFSAHVLAKFVRFEWPGHIPAPGKSIADLYASIRQGLRELPDLFDPRPGKRGGEHHLFLNELTNQRFPGYQLEVFDRDSALFSIDYVTAQGEGVAVDSPHYESSHFQRLRRMASRFSALERPFEPAVPALRNPTLEPREEGVQVTHEGARALMSLYQGCHELMFSLMTHHFAQRPLGSLRRSRLMNASIDIMTGLLRPLSIALMNTPSGLPGRNAGPPVPEPAHDPVSSDYAVGCQMLAQKCLTLARRAHDLGADLVGVAPIETLEFFHRQLTDLAQGKLSREA